The proteins below come from a single Cupriavidus sp. WKF15 genomic window:
- a CDS encoding DnaJ C-terminal domain-containing protein — MEFQDYYKTLGVARDATAEDIKKAFRKLARKFHPDVSKESDAELRMRQLNEAYAVLSDPEKRAAYDQLERGYHPGQEFRPPPDWNTGFEFSSRGFSPQEEADFSDFFAELFGRVGGRHRGVHAHGGSFQSRGVDHHAKVLLDLEDAFTGATRQLSLRVPSMDAHGLVQLRSRTLSVKIPKGVREGQLIRLAGQGAPGIGGAPAGDLFLEVHFKPHDRLKVKGRNLHLTMPVAPWEVALGAVVPIDLPGGELKVRIPPGAQSGSELRVRGKGIPANPPGDLLLDIQVVLPPANTPKARELYETMARELAFNPRPDRRA, encoded by the coding sequence ATGGAGTTCCAGGACTACTACAAGACGCTGGGGGTGGCACGCGATGCCACGGCGGAGGACATCAAGAAGGCGTTCCGCAAGCTCGCGCGCAAGTTCCATCCGGACGTTTCCAAGGAGTCGGATGCAGAACTGCGCATGAGGCAGCTCAACGAGGCCTACGCCGTGCTCTCCGACCCGGAAAAGCGCGCCGCGTACGATCAACTGGAGCGAGGCTATCATCCTGGCCAGGAGTTCCGTCCGCCGCCGGACTGGAACACCGGCTTCGAGTTCTCTAGTCGGGGCTTCTCGCCCCAGGAAGAGGCCGATTTCAGCGACTTCTTCGCGGAGCTGTTTGGCCGTGTCGGGGGCAGACACCGCGGCGTCCATGCACATGGTGGCAGCTTCCAGTCACGCGGTGTGGATCACCACGCCAAGGTCCTGCTGGACCTGGAAGACGCCTTTACCGGCGCCACCCGTCAACTTTCGCTGCGGGTGCCAAGCATGGACGCCCACGGCCTGGTGCAGCTCAGGAGCCGGACCCTCAGCGTGAAAATTCCCAAAGGCGTGCGCGAAGGTCAGCTCATCCGTCTGGCCGGGCAGGGTGCGCCGGGGATCGGCGGTGCGCCGGCGGGGGATCTTTTTCTGGAGGTGCATTTCAAACCGCACGACCGACTGAAAGTGAAGGGGCGAAATCTACACCTCACCATGCCGGTGGCACCGTGGGAGGTGGCGCTGGGGGCCGTGGTGCCCATCGATTTACCTGGGGGCGAACTGAAGGTGCGCATTCCCCCTGGCGCCCAGAGCGGCAGCGAGCTACGGGTGCGCGGCAAGGGCATCCCCGCTAATCCACCAGGCGATTTGCTGCTGGACATCCAGGTGGTGTTGCCGCCGGCAAACACCCCAAAGGCGCGAGAGCTTTATGAAACCATGGCGCGGGAATTGGCCTTTAACCCGCGCCCGGATAGGAGAGCCTGA
- a CDS encoding PHB depolymerase family esterase → MKMNDAFLASMHEAMQLLQTAGPMEATVAIQRALRRHSSVEVRAATAAPMPAQVVERLLTHDTAAAQTGGVAGEPADAAAVHARGTDAAGPDSAAARAPAPQSPLARATAQAGHFSQRTFANHAGTRSYKLYIPAGRHSKPMPLVVMLHGCTQDADDFAAGTRMNELADRLGFVVLYPIQPADANASKCWNWFRPGDQQAERGEPSLIAGMTHEVIASHGIDTRRVYVAGLSAGGAMAAVLIQRYPGLFAAAGIHSGLPAGCAHDLPSALGAMRGGKGIGRSRAGAPLMAPSRPMIVFHGDADKTVHPSNGSRLVAPFEQGEARRDKQRETVRAGHDYTRHRITTPAGIDAQYWVIHGAGHAWSGGSRRGTYTDPKGPDASAEMLRFFLAHPRAD, encoded by the coding sequence ATGAAAATGAATGACGCGTTCCTCGCCTCGATGCATGAGGCCATGCAGTTGCTGCAGACCGCAGGCCCGATGGAGGCCACCGTGGCCATCCAGCGGGCACTACGCCGGCATTCGTCCGTGGAAGTGAGAGCCGCTACGGCGGCGCCGATGCCTGCACAGGTGGTTGAACGCCTGCTGACGCACGACACGGCTGCGGCCCAGACCGGCGGTGTCGCCGGTGAACCCGCCGATGCCGCCGCGGTGCATGCCCGCGGCACCGATGCCGCAGGCCCGGACAGCGCAGCGGCGCGCGCACCTGCTCCACAATCCCCGCTCGCCCGTGCGACTGCGCAGGCCGGGCACTTCAGCCAGCGGACCTTCGCAAACCACGCGGGCACCCGCTCGTACAAGCTCTACATACCGGCCGGCAGGCACAGCAAGCCGATGCCGCTGGTCGTGATGCTGCATGGATGCACGCAGGACGCCGACGACTTTGCCGCCGGCACCCGCATGAACGAACTCGCCGACAGGCTCGGCTTTGTCGTGCTGTACCCGATCCAGCCCGCCGACGCCAACGCATCGAAGTGCTGGAACTGGTTCCGGCCGGGTGACCAGCAAGCCGAGCGGGGCGAGCCCTCGCTGATCGCCGGCATGACGCACGAGGTCATCGCCAGCCACGGCATCGACACCCGGCGCGTCTACGTGGCCGGCCTCTCCGCCGGCGGCGCGATGGCGGCAGTGCTGATCCAGCGCTATCCCGGACTGTTCGCGGCGGCGGGTATCCATTCGGGCTTGCCCGCGGGCTGCGCGCACGACCTGCCGTCCGCGCTGGGCGCGATGCGGGGCGGCAAGGGCATCGGCAGGTCAAGGGCCGGCGCGCCGCTGATGGCGCCAAGCCGACCGATGATCGTGTTCCATGGCGATGCCGACAAGACCGTGCACCCGTCCAATGGCAGCCGGCTGGTGGCACCTTTCGAGCAAGGCGAAGCGCGCAGGGACAAGCAACGCGAGACCGTACGCGCGGGCCACGACTACACGCGGCACAGGATCACGACGCCTGCCGGCATCGATGCCCAGTACTGGGTGATCCACGGTGCCGGACATGCGTGGTCGGGCGGCAGCCGCCGCGGCACCTACACCGATCCGAAGGGACCCGACGCCAGTGCGGAAATGCTGCGGTTTTTCCTCGCACATCCGCGCGCGGACTGA
- a CDS encoding IS110 family transposase, giving the protein MQVLYPRCAGLDVHKDTIVACVRCVSAPAHHEVRSFDSTTAGLLALADWLALHGCTHVAMEATGVYWKPVWHILEGNFELVLANAQHIRNVPGRKTDVNDAMWIADLLAHGLIRSSFVPPAAIQELRDLTRTRKQLVREISQHSLRIQKVLEDANLKLGSVLSDVLGHSGRAMLKAIVNGEADPERLAALAQGNARKKHAELCEALRGRITEHHRTMLKLHLDIIGALEHTLAELDAVVGKALAPIRQRARLLTTIPGVSDLTAQVLLAEIGVDMTRFPDAGHLVSWAGLCPRNDESAGKRRSTRVRKSGTWLKTALVTAAWAAVRVKTSYLRAQFLRIKARRGAKKAILAVAASMLTAAYHMLRDGVEYADLGPDYFDRHHAEKTIRRLLKRLADLGCHVDPIAHAV; this is encoded by the coding sequence ATGCAAGTACTCTATCCCCGTTGTGCCGGACTCGACGTCCACAAGGACACCATTGTGGCCTGTGTGCGCTGTGTCTCGGCGCCCGCACATCACGAAGTGCGCAGCTTTGACAGCACCACCGCCGGCCTGCTGGCGCTGGCCGACTGGCTGGCGCTGCACGGCTGCACCCACGTGGCCATGGAAGCCACCGGGGTGTACTGGAAGCCGGTGTGGCACATCCTCGAGGGCAACTTCGAGTTGGTGCTGGCCAATGCCCAGCACATCCGCAACGTGCCCGGCCGCAAGACCGACGTCAATGACGCGATGTGGATTGCCGATCTGCTCGCCCACGGCTTGATCCGATCGAGCTTCGTGCCGCCGGCCGCCATCCAGGAGTTGCGCGATCTCACGCGCACCCGCAAGCAACTCGTGCGCGAGATCTCCCAGCACAGCCTGCGTATCCAGAAAGTGCTCGAAGACGCCAACCTCAAGCTGGGCAGCGTGCTCTCGGACGTGCTGGGACACAGTGGCCGGGCCATGCTCAAGGCGATTGTCAACGGCGAGGCCGATCCCGAGCGGCTTGCCGCGCTGGCCCAAGGCAACGCCCGAAAAAAGCACGCCGAACTGTGCGAGGCGCTGCGCGGACGCATTACCGAACACCATCGCACGATGCTCAAGCTGCATCTGGATATCATCGGTGCCCTGGAGCACACGCTCGCCGAGCTCGACGCCGTCGTGGGAAAAGCGCTGGCGCCGATCCGACAACGCGCCCGCCTGCTGACCACGATCCCCGGGGTTAGCGACTTGACCGCTCAGGTCCTGTTGGCGGAGATCGGCGTCGACATGACGCGCTTTCCCGATGCTGGCCATCTGGTGTCTTGGGCGGGCCTGTGTCCGCGCAATGACGAGAGCGCCGGCAAACGCCGCAGCACGCGCGTGCGCAAGAGCGGTACCTGGCTCAAGACCGCCCTGGTCACCGCCGCTTGGGCCGCGGTGCGCGTCAAGACCAGCTATCTCCGTGCCCAGTTCCTGCGCATCAAAGCCCGGCGCGGCGCCAAGAAGGCCATCCTCGCGGTGGCTGCTTCCATGCTCACCGCCGCTTACCACATGCTCCGGGATGGTGTGGAGTACGCCGACCTTGGCCCCGATTACTTTGACCGCCATCATGCCGAGAAAACCATTCGACGCCTGCTCAAACGTCTCGCCGACCTTGGGTGCCACGTCGATCCCATCGCTCATGCTGTCTAA
- a CDS encoding Hsp20/alpha crystallin family protein has protein sequence MLYRSLFPHDVFSELERLQREWQQPFGLSPSIRGRVSFPAMNVGGTPHSVEIYAFAPGVDPASMDVQLVKSVLTIVGERKSDLPDKDEQTSVHIDERFAGRFRRVVSLPNDVNPNAVEAKYRDGVLHISIQRLEAAQPRQISIQ, from the coding sequence ATGTTGTATCGATCGTTGTTTCCCCATGACGTATTCTCAGAACTGGAACGCCTACAGCGCGAGTGGCAGCAGCCATTCGGGCTGTCTCCCAGCATTCGCGGTCGGGTCAGTTTTCCGGCCATGAATGTAGGCGGCACCCCCCACTCGGTGGAAATCTACGCTTTTGCCCCTGGCGTCGATCCGGCCAGCATGGACGTGCAGCTAGTGAAGAGCGTGCTGACCATTGTCGGCGAGCGCAAGTCCGATCTCCCCGACAAGGACGAGCAAACCTCCGTGCATATCGATGAACGCTTCGCTGGCCGCTTCCGCCGTGTGGTGAGCCTGCCAAACGACGTGAATCCCAATGCGGTGGAGGCCAAGTACCGCGACGGCGTGCTGCACATCAGCATCCAGCGCCTCGAAGCCGCGCAGCCGCGCCAAATCAGCATCCAGTGA
- a CDS encoding DUF1345 domain-containing protein, which produces MLPVLPVPKLIQYRPRAVIALVIGIIAASVAPVSLRPLVRVVLGWDIAVWSYLVLIWWLMARAPQDMVREIAIREDETATTFLLVVCVAAVASIAAIVLELATVKDLGLGAGLAHLAFTVATLFGAWFLIPTMFALHYARLYYGSAQESTDEPVLSFPDSALEPNYWDFLYFSFTIALTSQTSDVALRSRPIRKAVLAQSVLSFYFNIAVLGLCVNVAAGLINL; this is translated from the coding sequence ATGCTCCCCGTTCTCCCTGTCCCGAAGCTCATTCAATACCGGCCGCGCGCCGTCATCGCGCTAGTGATCGGCATCATCGCTGCATCCGTGGCGCCGGTGTCGCTGCGCCCGCTAGTGCGCGTCGTGCTCGGCTGGGACATCGCCGTTTGGTCGTATCTCGTGCTGATCTGGTGGCTGATGGCCAGGGCGCCACAAGACATGGTCAGGGAAATTGCCATTCGCGAGGACGAGACGGCCACTACGTTTCTGCTAGTCGTTTGCGTTGCTGCGGTCGCCAGCATTGCCGCTATCGTGCTCGAACTGGCCACGGTGAAAGATTTGGGGCTGGGTGCGGGGCTGGCGCATCTTGCTTTCACCGTGGCGACGCTGTTCGGCGCCTGGTTCCTGATTCCGACAATGTTCGCGCTGCACTATGCGCGGCTGTACTACGGCTCAGCGCAGGAGAGCACCGATGAGCCGGTACTCAGCTTTCCCGATAGCGCGCTTGAGCCGAATTATTGGGACTTCCTGTACTTCTCGTTCACGATCGCGTTGACCTCGCAGACGTCGGACGTGGCACTGAGATCGCGGCCCATCCGCAAAGCGGTACTTGCGCAGTCCGTGCTCTCGTTCTACTTCAATATTGCTGTATTGGGTCTGTGCGTAAACGTGGCAGCAGGTCTGATCAATCTCTGA
- a CDS encoding transcriptional regulator, which produces MRLIELDEQQDFLATLQRNGLAADDFELLETDTTDPKGDENFGLQGYVTVTRRSTQVTREYPIGYETDWVQHFRKDLEAGIFDKSE; this is translated from the coding sequence ATGCGACTGATCGAGCTGGATGAACAACAGGACTTTCTTGCGACCTTGCAGCGTAATGGTCTGGCAGCAGATGATTTCGAACTCCTGGAAACGGATACGACCGACCCAAAAGGCGACGAGAACTTCGGTTTGCAGGGCTACGTCACGGTAACCAGACGATCAACACAAGTTACAAGGGAATACCCCATCGGCTATGAAACCGATTGGGTTCAGCATTTCAGGAAAGATCTCGAGGCCGGCATCTTCGATAAGTCCGAATGA
- a CDS encoding CopG family transcriptional regulator — MTSHKTDAAQLTNKPKAGDTEKITINLGPVDLGQIDLLVEEGFYSNRSDLIRTAIRNQLAAHAVVIQETVSRRALVLGLQHFTKKDLEAARAANARLDIHVLGLASIASDVSPELALATIESIVVLGALHAPAAVKAALAGRIR, encoded by the coding sequence ATGACCTCTCACAAAACCGATGCGGCACAGCTGACGAACAAGCCGAAGGCAGGTGATACGGAAAAAATCACCATCAACCTCGGACCGGTAGACCTCGGGCAGATCGACCTGCTGGTCGAAGAGGGCTTTTACTCGAACCGCTCAGACCTGATCCGGACCGCCATCCGGAACCAGCTCGCCGCGCATGCGGTGGTCATCCAGGAAACGGTGAGCCGTCGGGCGTTGGTACTCGGGCTGCAGCACTTCACGAAGAAGGACCTGGAAGCTGCGCGCGCGGCCAATGCAAGACTCGATATCCATGTGCTGGGACTGGCCAGCATTGCCTCGGATGTCAGTCCGGAGCTTGCGCTGGCGACCATCGAATCCATCGTGGTGCTGGGCGCCTTGCACGCGCCAGCCGCAGTCAAGGCTGCGCTGGCCGGGCGCATACGGTAG
- a CDS encoding chaperone modulator CbpM, which yields MRDDDVLIGCLMEDAWLTLEQVAAACMVEPDWLRLHVDEGLFPHAVSVAGIWRFSSASLLRARRMRQLERDFDAIPELAALVADLLEEMDDLQARMC from the coding sequence ATGCGTGATGATGACGTGCTGATCGGCTGCTTGATGGAAGATGCTTGGCTGACTCTGGAGCAGGTGGCGGCAGCCTGCATGGTAGAACCAGATTGGCTCAGGCTGCATGTAGATGAGGGCCTGTTCCCTCATGCCGTAAGTGTCGCTGGCATCTGGCGGTTTTCCAGCGCCAGCCTGCTACGGGCGCGGCGCATGCGGCAGTTGGAGCGTGACTTTGACGCCATACCGGAACTGGCCGCTCTGGTGGCCGACCTGCTGGAAGAAATGGATGATCTGCAAGCGCGGATGTGTTGA
- a CDS encoding Hsp20/alpha crystallin family protein — translation MSETTAVTKQADTGSTEAALMPPVNVYEDAAGITLYADLPGVPKDKLVVQVQGDMLTIKGEVVLDLPEGMEASHAEVSLPRYRRVFTLSKELDAEKVVAEFNHGVLKLRIPKAEYAQPSRIEVKVT, via the coding sequence ATGAGCGAAACTACTGCTGTCACCAAGCAAGCCGACACTGGCAGCACTGAAGCGGCCCTGATGCCGCCAGTGAATGTGTATGAGGACGCCGCAGGCATCACCCTGTACGCCGATTTGCCGGGTGTGCCCAAGGACAAGCTGGTCGTGCAGGTGCAAGGCGATATGCTGACCATCAAGGGCGAAGTCGTCCTGGATCTGCCGGAAGGCATGGAAGCCAGTCACGCGGAGGTTTCCCTGCCCCGTTACCGGCGCGTGTTTACGCTATCCAAGGAATTAGACGCCGAAAAGGTCGTCGCCGAGTTCAACCACGGCGTGCTCAAGCTGCGCATCCCGAAAGCCGAATACGCGCAACCAAGCCGCATTGAGGTCAAGGTGACGTGA
- a CDS encoding YSC84-related protein produces MQRRRFILISAGSMVAIGATLPACTTTGTSSESAASRADDRHSIDAEVDSTLTRLYASARGSHELVGKAQGVLVFPSVIAAGFWLGGEYGKGSLRVRGTTVGYYSTTTGSIGFQFGAQSKAIIFLFMTRDALDRFRNSEGWAVGGDATVAVLKVGANGNIDSNTASAPVEAFVLTNSGLMAGVSLEGTKVSKLAAL; encoded by the coding sequence ATGCAACGGCGACGATTCATATTGATCTCGGCCGGATCCATGGTGGCCATCGGCGCCACCCTGCCGGCCTGCACAACCACCGGCACCTCTTCCGAGAGTGCCGCCAGCCGGGCCGATGACCGGCACAGCATCGACGCCGAAGTGGATTCCACGCTCACCCGCCTCTACGCCTCCGCCCGTGGCTCGCATGAACTCGTCGGCAAGGCGCAGGGCGTGCTGGTCTTCCCTTCGGTGATCGCGGCAGGTTTCTGGCTTGGCGGCGAATACGGCAAAGGCTCGCTGCGCGTACGGGGCACCACGGTGGGCTACTACAGCACCACCACCGGTTCCATCGGATTCCAGTTCGGTGCGCAGTCCAAGGCCATCATCTTTCTGTTCATGACCCGTGATGCGCTCGACCGCTTCCGCAACAGCGAAGGCTGGGCAGTTGGCGGCGATGCCACCGTAGCCGTGCTTAAAGTTGGCGCCAACGGCAACATCGACTCCAACACCGCCAGCGCACCGGTCGAGGCCTTCGTGCTCACCAACAGCGGACTGATGGCGGGCGTCAGCCTCGAAGGTACCAAGGTCAGCAAGCTGGCTGCCTTGTAA
- a CDS encoding CsbD family protein: protein MNKDQVKGRVTEASGKIKEAFGKMTGNKQTQVAGTLKKDLGKTQAAYGDVKEDIKKAE, encoded by the coding sequence ATGAACAAGGACCAGGTGAAGGGCCGGGTCACAGAGGCCTCCGGGAAAATCAAGGAAGCCTTCGGCAAGATGACCGGAAACAAGCAAACGCAAGTTGCGGGAACGCTGAAGAAGGATCTTGGCAAGACGCAGGCAGCGTACGGCGACGTCAAGGAGGATATCAAGAAGGCTGAGTAA
- a CDS encoding DUF3309 family protein — protein sequence MSLGIVLLIVLAIFLVGAIPTWSYSSGWGYAPSGTLGILLVVVLVLLLLGRL from the coding sequence ATGTCACTTGGAATCGTACTGTTGATTGTCTTGGCTATCTTCCTCGTGGGGGCAATCCCCACCTGGTCGTACAGCAGCGGATGGGGCTATGCGCCATCGGGCACACTCGGGATACTTTTGGTTGTGGTCCTTGTCCTGTTGCTGCTAGGCAGACTCTGA
- a CDS encoding glycine zipper 2TM domain-containing protein, translating to MKRTQIFLERAAILIAALGIVACSGMSRRDTDTVVGAGIGGVAGAVLTSGSALGTVGGAAVGGVIGNQVGK from the coding sequence ATGAAACGCACACAAATATTCCTCGAACGGGCGGCAATCCTTATCGCCGCACTTGGCATAGTCGCCTGTAGCGGCATGAGCCGGCGAGACACCGATACAGTAGTGGGTGCAGGCATCGGAGGCGTGGCGGGCGCCGTGCTGACCAGTGGCAGCGCGTTAGGAACTGTCGGTGGAGCCGCCGTAGGCGGCGTCATCGGCAATCAGGTAGGCAAGTAG